The nucleotide window AGCTATCTTTCCCTTTCTTTTCAGTTTAAAAATCTTTAGAAGTCTAGCCACTTCTTTTGCATTGTATGGCACAGGATAAGCATTACCAACCAACACAAATTGTTGTGTTTTCCATTCTAGCAGCAGCACTTCTCTTGCCTTTCTTTTTCTCTGAATAACCTCAACTCTTCTAAGAATATTATTAATATCAACAGGCTCAGAAGACTCACCAACTATCATGTAATCTGGTTCCTGAACTTCTTCAGCTTCAACCATTTCTTCTTCTTGATCTTCCACAACCTCAATCATTTCAATATCTGGTTGAAATGATGAACAACCTATTTCAGGTTGGCTTGATGATCCACCAGCTACTTGAGTCTCATCAATCACACCTTTGTTCTTTTGAGTAGCTTCTTCAGCTAGACGTCTTTCATGCTCCATTCTTCTTTCATTAGCTTTTCTCACTTTTATCTCCTCAAATGCAGCATGAATATTCATTTTTAAGTGACTTTCCATAACAGCACATAGCATCTGATATTGTTCATCTTTCACTACTTTGTCAGCCTTCATAGCTTCCATTTCTAGCTTCATCGCCTTCATTTCATTTGACGAAGCTTCACTCATTTCACTGAGAAGCTGATTTAAGGTTTGGTTCACATCCTCCAGATTCTTTATCTTGACATTCAATGACGAGATCTCAAGCGTCAATAATTCAAACATCTTAGAATTATCATGAATATCATCTTTCATTTTGTTCATAGATTCTTCTTGCTCTATCAACGCTTCTCTGATTTGATCATGTGCTTTCATCAATTTGTCAACCTGTTTCTTGAGAATATCGCGTTCCAATTTTGTTTTTGCCTTTTCCTTTTCTAGCTTGTTAACCCTCTGCAATAGCTCTTTGACTGCTTGATCATTGAACATGTCGAAGTCTTCTTCAGGCATATCTTCTGTATAGATTCATGTTGCTTCTGGAAGACCTTCGAAAATGTAATCATACTTTGGATCTTTATGATGTGACGGTCCTGGTTTATCTTGAGGAGTAGGACGTGGACTAGCAGCTTTAGACCCCGTGATTTCTACGTAATCATCACCACCAGTTTCTTTTTCAGCTACTGGCTCCTTTATGGTTTCAACTTCAGTTTCTATTGGCTTTTGAACATGCTTTTCTGATTTTCCTCCCTTTTCTTTAGAAGGTTCTGCTCCAGCTTTCTTTGCCCTAACGTTTCTTGGGATTACACCAGCTTGAACTGCCTTTTGTTTCTTTACTTGTTTCTTTGGCTGTTCTGGTACATAAGGCGAATCTTCTTCATCTGATGTTTTCTTCTTCTTTAAAGGTTTCTTTTTCAGCTGTGCTTTCCCCCTTCCAAGAGTTGTTGGATttaattcagattcagattgagtTTCTTCAGAATCATCTTCACTTGAACTCCCCAGATCTTCAACCTCTGGCTCAACTCTTGTAACCTTTTCAACATGAGCACTCGATCCTTGAACTTGTTGTGCTGCAACTTCGTCATTCTTTTTCAGATAGCTCTCCAAAGATTCTTTTAACAGTTCAGCTCCTTGTTCAATCACCACAGATAGCTCCAAAACAGTTTCATCAATCAGTCTCTGCTTTGGTTCTCCAGAAGACCCTACAAAACAAACATTAACAAAGACTTTTAGAGACATTTAATAAGCATAAATTCTAACTGTCTTAaggctccccctttcactatacccttaTCTCCATCCTTCGGAATGATAACTGCAGGGGATGACTTTGGTGTTCTCTTTCTTTTTCCATCTCTCACACACCACCACCTAGTCTTCTTCTCAACCATATCTTTCATCTTTTCATTTTCATTATCCGAGTCACTGTTGTCATGCCTCCACTTATCATTTTCAGGAGAaacataatttttatttttgattCTGCAAATCATTTGCTTTGTTTTTGCATCTTTCTCTTTGGTGATTCTCACAGTTGTTTCATATGTAATGTTCCTCACTTCCATGACATCACTTCTGATCTTTGGAAGATCCTTGATCTTGTCATTTATCAACCATCATAACAAATCTAGGGTACATGATGTATTTGTCTCCTTCTGCCTGGCAGTTCTCCTTCATATACTCAAAGATCACTTGAGAAATGTTGTACTTTCTGTTCAATACCAAGCTTGTGACAATGTTCATAATGTAATCAGAAACTTCATCATAGGCTCCTTTCCTGTGTGACAATGAATGAACCATGCAATGCAGCAGGTATCTATAAGCTTTTGAAAAACTTGTCTTAGTCATCTTTCCATTGATATGACCAGTAAATCCCATTCTGCACCACAAACCTTTAGCAAGATGTTCAGACATGATTATTGGAtcattgtcagaatctttcaagtCCATAACTCTTCTTAAATCTCCAACATCAAACTTGAATTCTACATTGATGTCTTTTCCCTTTTGATCATTCTTTCTCAAGACTGCATGTATCATCTTGTCTGATTCCTCATATCTTGCTGTGTTCCAGAAAGCTCTAACATGCGATTCATAAATAACTGTTTTATCTGATAAAGCCTTCGCTATTCTGCTTTCTTTCAAAAAATCGGCCATCTTTTCAACCACCGTACCATTCAAACTATCTGAATCAATTACACAGTAAACATTGTGGCCTTTATCTGTGTCCTTTCCTCTTCCCTGTAAGCATATAACAACCATCATAAGCACAGATCTTGATTTATGAAGATGAAAAagatgaatttttgaaaatttttctaacactTAGTACTGGAGAATCGGTTGActtgtccgatcggttagcattgctaTGTGATCGGTTGACAgatgttgttcgatcggctagcaaatgctGTCCGATCAGCTGGTaatgttgtccgatcggctagcaatgttgtccgatcggctagcacttcagcAATGAAGTAACATGAgaatgttgtccgatcggctTGCTATGCTGACCAATCGGCTGGCAATGGAATCCACAAATGATGTCCAATCGGCTAGCAAAAGCTTTCCAATCAGTTGACAATTTGCACAGAAAACAATGTAAGAATGAAGATgatgtccgatcggttagcaatgctgtccgatcggctgggaacgttgtccgatcggctagtaatgctgtccgatcggctagcacacaACATATCTTCATTAAGCATTTTAACACACTGAGGCACAAATATCAAGGCATAATCTACCCTATGTTATATCAAGTGAAAACACACTATagttgttgtccgatcggctggcatcttCATTCAAGAACAGATATGAACACAGATgatttcaaaaattttatgcaGATTATCTCAAATTGATCACAGGTCCATGTTCCTAATGTTgtcgcgatcaaaaccctatgtttATCTTTGTCTAAAACATCCTAATCAGTGCCTAATTTCACAAAGAAGTCGCCGATATCCGAACACAAACGATCCTAGATCTACCAAGTTAAATCAAGATTTTGCACAAATTGAATCGGTAAACTTGTAGATCTCAACATTCCGAACAAAACCCTATGATCAAAATTCATTACAACCTCCTAAATCTTCCTAGATCTAAGAATAAAGCTCCGACAGTGACGACTATGAAGAACACAGTGAATATCAACAGATTTGATGTGTAAAACGTACCTTTGCCATTGAGAATGATGAGCAAACCAACAAACCAATGTAATGATGCAAAGAGAATCAGTGAATCAAGAAAGCAGTGAAAGTTTTTTGAGAGAGAATAAGTTAGCCAATCGAACAAGTGAACCGTTTGACTGAACTCTGACCGGCTATATATAGGCCTCCTGGACtcggctaggccagccgatcggctaggaatGCTGGCCGATCGGACAGCTTGTCCGATTCAAGTGATCCTTTGACTTTCAACGTTGACTTTTTGACCTTTTGACTTTATCAGTGTTTTGAGAAATCCACTTGAGTATCTaggttcaaattaatgacctaggtacttaatttgtctaccacgttcaacttaatgaccttggttgattcgAGGCAAAAACATACTGATATTCTGATCAAACCTTTTTCTGAAaaatttacaagtttcaaattaatgaacttgcatAAACCTTTTTATTTTCTCTGTTCTTATTATCAAAATTAGCTCCCAACTCATTTTCCAGCTCAGaacaacttcctgcatctgcatcAGACTGCGAATTTGAAGATCAACTCTCTGCTTTGGTTTGTCGAAAGCATAAAGCAGaaaagaaaaatctttttggattttcaaaaatgcACAATCTAAACTAGACAGGAATGTTTAGAAACTAAAACACAGAATGtaatgaaagtaaactatttacaaacataattttggtgagcgtgttagggaatcatatcagctaacGACATgctacaagtaccgttaagcttaattcatactcagaattaaacaattcacctagattgtcgatatacagatccattttaagttttctcacagatttcaatttattcaggatacggtttagatgttttatgaacttaactcatttgtgtgtcccacctcttgaatatactcccgtatctagttcccaatattcagtcttacaggtgagtataccacagatgatatctgtaaggggttaaatgcgagggccgtgagagctcaggtcgatacttccgtatacgcaaagagatggcGGCTTtgactttttggtgtgtcccctttagaggatcttttgttacaacagcaatgactatcaattttattgtttcatcagattgctgagggcgatgctatgtctcaagcattttgcggagagtattattcggggactaggtcagaacttccattcagcagaagtcccggaataataccccagatatcactgagtataaagacctagtatttcagaataagggacctatcaaacgagatatcaggggttacctatatatccaagtagtgttccccacgaaataagtttcgttatgaaattttaagtttatatcccgaacaaatctactaactgtgtaaaaacctatcgacacatcatcagtgagactgtttaatccTTTTaagactttacaaatctttagcataccgtaatagtctagctgatgtactatcattttccctttatacacaagctctttttcatttttctactgttttttggatttttaggaaattttgcatgtttttgtgtttttcaatttttttattgtttttggatttttaggaaaaatttttatgtttttgtgtttttcaattttttattgtttttggattttctaagagtatatacaaatatacctatctccccctaaagaccaaaacatgtaaaaattgacaaaccattgcagattgtttttcaacatcatctacagtggtatcctcatcaacgccaacgattccatccgacaccgataaaagcatcataccattcagctttaaaagatatttaaaacgtgttttatcaaatgctttggtatgtagatcagctttttgctcgtcagtgtggattttctcaattcgtatcaactttttctcgaaacaatcgggaataaagtgatgacgaatttctatatgtttagttttagcgtgatgaactggattctttgttatatttattgcggcctcatcaTCAActaaaagaggtgtgttaagaaactgcaaaccgtaatcgcagatctgttgttgtatccacagAAGTTGAGAGCAGCAACTACTGGCAGACACAAACTCCGCTTCgcatgtggatagcgccacagacgtttgtttcttacactgccaggtaaccaagtgaggtccaaagaactggcatcctacagttgttgattttgcattgactttgcagcatccgaaatccgagtcggaatacccttcgagcataaaGTCGCcatttctaggataccacaaccccaacgatggagttcccttcaggtagcgtaatatacTCTTCACAATGATCATATGCGAAGCTctagggttagattgaaatcttgctgcgaggcacgttggatacataatatcgggtcttgaagcagtcaggTACATCAATGAGCCGATCATGGAGTGATAAAGCGTTTCATCTGCCCTGTTTCCgatgagatctgggtgaatcccatgatttgttgctaaaggGGTTGCAgcaggagtagaacctgacattccaaatttctctagaatatcatgaacgtacttcgtctggtgaatgaaaattccctcaggtagttgttcaacttggaGCCCTAAGAAGAacttcatttcccccattgatgacatttcgaatttttgcttcatgacttgttcaaaatctttgcacaagatctcgtttgttgacccaaagattatgtcatccacatatatTTGAACTATCaaaagatgtccgtcgacctccttagtgaagagagtggcatccactgtTCCATGAGTGAACCTGTTGGCTAGAagatgttgagacaaagtctcataccaggctctcggggcctggtgtaagccatacagtgctttgtccagcagataaaccttgttcttgtggattgggtcggtaaaGCCTGGTGGTTGTCCGACGtatacctcctctttgaccttcccataaagaaatgccgatttaacatctaattgatatactttgaagtttttccaagatgcaaatgccaggaaaattctgatagcttccagtcgtgccacaggagcgtatacttcagtaaaatcaattccctcctgttgactaaagccctggaccacgagtcgagctttgtttcgcacaacaactcctctgtcgtctctcttacagttgaacacccatttggtgttgattttcctgtgacccTCAGGTAGATCCaccagtttccagacacccaatttttcaaactggttcagctcttcttgcatcgcgttgacccaagaatcttcagtaagcgcctctttgtaagttcgaggttcaatctgcgagataaaacaacataATGAAAATTTAGTTTGTAAAGGTACTACTGAAGAATAAAAActtgtaagcccttggtcaatttgatgtctggtgcgaactcctgattgaagctctcctatgatcagctcctctggatgatatgaaagagttctgggcattacttcactcggaacatctacattgccttccagattagtgacattttgatttacACCTTGTTCACTGATAGGATTTGTTTGATTtaaaatctggatctgctcctcCTCAGattctgaatcaccatgatcaaatgttGGACCGATATCAGATGTTGTATCATCATTTGTTGCCGTTTGATTATCTGGACTTTGTGGAGTATCAtcttgttcaccagcattactaggacctgcttcatcgtcatttgaagtttgctGTGATTGCCTAGAATACTTGGCTGGAAATCTTTCTTCTGATGACACATAGTCTctaagaatatccaactcatcaaagaagtcttcttcatcttcaggttcttccaacacatcaaacgaatcccacagagTGTCGTagtgataacgccatgaatctccggGGTTCTGTGATGGCATCGtatgaccttgacattcaacatttgcagcttcaataatccgcttttcacttggaacgaagacacgacGCATAGGActggcataaccaacaaatataccctcaatgcacttcggaccaaactttccaaaaggttctatTACCGCaaagggtgacccgaacggttcaagatatttCAGAttaggcttgcggttattgatcaattcaaagcacgttttgttgaatttcttgacagtaagaactctattgagcgtatagcatgcagcGGAAACAGCTTCTGCCCAAAACTTTATTGGAAGTTTCGAATCTGCGATCATTGTTCTGGCTGTCTctattagtgtccggtttttgcgttctgcgactccattctactgcggagtgtacggagcactaaactcatgcaatatacctcgttcttcacaaaattcttccatcttgttgttcttgaattcagtaccattatcattTCTAGTTCGTCGaatacgcctttggtacaaattctcaatctttttgaacaacgccatcagactatcaaacgtttcatcttttgactttaagaaagatacccaagaaaatctggaataatcatcagtaacgaccaaacaatagtaatctcctgtaatgcttttgacattcacaggaccaaataaatccatgtgaagtctttccaagggtcgtgaaactgaattgacttgctttttggggtgcaactttttcttctgcttgccttttaAACAACTAATGCattccccttccagatgaaaaccttttatGTGAACTCCTCTAACCAAGtcgttgtgcaccaagtgattcatttttctcagatgtatatgccccatctttcggtgccacaatcttgactcTTTCTCAGTTTCTcttgacacaaaacaatgagcctgacccgtggttgtcgttgctatgctcatatccaacacgtacagatcgttgactcttggtgccctcatgatgacccACTCCTCAGGGACAACAAATCCcggttttaaaatcaaacactctttgtcagtgaaatgagtgGTATACTTCCTATCAtagatctgggagatacttagcagattattctccagctcagcaatgtaattaactctttcaaacgtcacaatcccattggataacgttccttcaccaacaatctaccaccttgattacccgcgaatccaacatatcctccatttatATTCTTCACATCGTACAATAATGCaatcttccctgtcatatgtctggaagctccactatccatgatccatctcgaaacaagttttggaagatcctgcacataaaccaaacatgattaaaaatttcaataaagatgccgattcatgcttcgcaatcacggaagctccggcaattcaggCACACTTTAAGCAGATTTTgatgctacccaagcctcttTGGACTTAGGTAACTCAAGTTTGATGTGAGACTTTGCTGTGGGCGgaaaatttttatcatttaatttcAAACTTTCTTTAGACTCAACCTCAACCTCTTTATATATGAAAAACTCATCCttttgaggttgaccagatggttggtctttctttgccacccatttcttttcagaaattgatttttcttttttaagCTTTTCATAAAAATCTAAAGGAACAATCATCTTTACCGGTGTGATAGAAGATGATTGTTTCTTCAtttcagaaacctttggttttgaaccACTTGCACTCACTTCAGCAatttttggcttccatgtttgttgagttgttgcgacccgtttgtaaaatttgtcatttttagttaccactttctttacgggttcgGTTTTGACTTggatgttgtcatttttcaaaatcttttgcTCAACAACTAATGGAGCTTTTCCCTTCACatcatttttcttcttttgactctcaacaacttcagtcttaggcttcaagttggtgcAATTTCATGCAATAtgcccaacttgattgcatctgaagcatgttcgggtgtcagcTACCCGACTTGTTCCATCAAACTGAGGTTGTGAGGCCTTttcctcaaagaactctttgtttgtttttgaaaagattttaggttcttcattagaaaatgaactcgaactgttcacaaacactttcttttcaacggacttcttgttttgaatgttcttcttctgataagacttaccccactgataaccacccgaccaattgtttcgtttgttattgtaaaaacgcggtggaacaacaggtttcttgtagtaagctttatctttctcaaaattcatttgtctctttaTTTGAttcagattgttcacttctgatATCTCAACTTCGACTAGTTTGAAAACGTTTGTCAATTTGTTAACATTTACATTCTCAatgggaaactcagaatccgaaaacaacttatctgaacccaacatcttgtacatgacaagatttggttcttcatttaagttgttcttggattgTTGTTTCGAAATGTATTTATCCtagaaacatccatcatcttcactTGAATCAGACTCCAAAACACTTTCTGCCATGCTTTTAACAATATCAGTCTGAatactatcatcagatgatgatgacaAAAATGTGACATCAATTGATTCTGGAAGTTTGATTTCTTTTAAATTCTCTTCATCATTAACCAGCCcggactttttctttgaaaaattgtttaaaacgggtggtggaacttgatgatatcccACCCCTGTTCCGTCCGAaaatacatcttcgccagctttgtttttcccgatgggtttgggaacaatgtgctgcaaaacaaagcttgcggagttgtagcTGGTTAATTTTAATTGGATGCGTTCGTTTTCAATTTTCGCTTCTTGAAATTGAAGCttcagattagcaatttcatccaattgtttattgattaactcttctttcacCCTTAACACACCCGACAATTGAACATTCTCTTTTGTTGTTTTGCCATTTCGTTCATCCAAATCTTTAACCGTTCGcttaagcttctcaaaattttcagtgatgtgacggttttcaagaatgagtttttcattttctttcttagttctttctatgtcacttttatcactttcaattttttcagttaactCTTTTGCACGATCGTTTGAAGCTTTTAGCAATTTATCCCGGTTTAAGATTTGGTTTTCTACCTctctgactctttttgtcagatcttcaacctttttgttgttAAGGTAAGCGACAGTACTACAATCATTGCAGTTTTTCCTGCAATTTTTGTAGTCACTTTCGCTTTTGTCTTTCTTACCTAACACTTGATTTGTATTAATCtgactgacctggccttttgactcagttccagaactagaATCTACCTCCAGTTCCTTTGCAGCTAGAACTTTGTTGGCCATCTTCATCAGATTTTCAGATGTGAGCTCTTGTGATGTATCGATCAAaccatcatcaatcttcttttctGCCATCATCACCTTTTCTACTTTTTCTTCCACTTTCTTTTCACCTTCACCCCACCATTCTTTTTGCCTTGCTTCTTCTTCTTTAGCATATTGTTGGATAATTACATCAACACTGATGGTATCGGGATCAACTGCGATatttccttgaggatcaaggtagcattctctgTCTGCATCCCATCTTTTAGCCCTCTTTGCTTCTTTGTAAATGTTATAGATTCTGCTTATTTTTGTTTGGGCTTTCATTCTTCTGTTCACGAACTTTTCTTCTTCCGTTCTTTTGTCTTTAAATGGAACAATCTTTGTTACTGCGAACGCATAACCAACTGCGTCTTCCTCAGGTAATAACTCACTCctgtcatatccttcatcatcatgaatgactgcaagagctctagacttctctttgtcttcaatctgcttcaaCCTGGGAGGTTCCGACttattctgatgatagattgCTTTCTTATCGTAATCTTCTCGGAACGGATTAGCAGAGTCATCAGCATAATCGTTTCTGCactcccgtttaaagtgacctttctacTTACaattgaagcatgtcaccttggatttatcaaaaccaacttagtagatggtccaccaatagactttctttCAGTGATT belongs to Helianthus annuus cultivar XRQ/B chromosome 5, HanXRQr2.0-SUNRISE, whole genome shotgun sequence and includes:
- the LOC110943082 gene encoding nucleolin 2-like, encoding MEVRNITYETTVRITKEKDAKTKQMICRIKNKNYVSPENDKWRHDNSDSDNENEKMKDMVEKKTRWWCVRDGKRKRTPKSSPAVIIPKDGDKGSSGEPKQRLIDETVLELSVVIEQGAELLKESLESYLKKNDEVAAQQVQGSSAHVEKVTRVEPEVEDLGSSSEDDSEETQSESELNPTTLGRGKAQLKKKPLKKKKTSDEEDSPYVPEQPKKQVKKQKAVQAGVIPRNVRAKKAGAEPSKEKGGKSEKHVQKPIETEVETIKEPVAEKETGGDDYVEITGSKAASPRPTPQDKPGPSHHKDPKYDYIFEGLPEAT